The Solenopsis invicta isolate M01_SB chromosome 12, UNIL_Sinv_3.0, whole genome shotgun sequence genome window below encodes:
- the LOC105204431 gene encoding protein ALP1-like, with protein MSVKIKMHEWLVQCTHVMAEADRCDKLLGSLALLLAKKNKRDKKKKRFWVAPIFKKRYEHGFYHALLPTLRLEDLRFHNYFRMLTVQYEELLTIVGPHLERQYVVREPISAAERLTLTLRFLAAGDSMSSMTYQYLVGLTTVSNIIATTCQIIWEQLCPLVLPSQLLEDDWRSIAEDFEDIWDFPHCIGAIDGKHVIIQCPDNAGSNFYNYKNSHSIVLLAVCDANYIFRFVDIGAYGRRSDGGIFRESRFGQQFDAGKMNIPKPDRFYKGGPDLPYCIVGDEAFPLKSYLLRPYSGKNNLTAEQSIYNYRLSRARRVIENSFGILASQWRVYRKPIISSVETAMKIVQGMLDRETAEGDQVQGSWRTIMEDGCAFVDISKCSTNTSTRNAMLIRDEFCKYFNNEGAVAWQNDK; from the exons atgtcagtgaaaataaaaatgcatgaGTGGTTAGTGCAGTGCACTCATGTAATGGCAGAAGCTGATCGATGTGACAAGCTGCTTGGATCATTAGCTTTGTTATtagctaaaaaaaataaacgagacaagaaaaagaaacgtttcTGGGTTGcgccaatttttaaaaaacgctATGAGCATGGTTTTTACCATGCCTTGCTGCCAACATTGCGATTGGAAGATTTGcgctttcataattattttcggaTGTTAACTGTGCAATATGAAGAATTGTTAACCATTGTAGGCCCACATCTAGAGAGACAGTACGTCGTGCGAGAGCCGATAAGTGCAGCAGAACGATTGACGTTAACATTACG ATTTCTGGCAGCTGGTGACTCCATGTCTTCAATGACATATCAATATTTGGTAGGTTTGACTACTGTAAGCAATATTATTGCTACAACGTGCCAAATTATTTGGGAACAGCTGTGTCCTTTGGTTCTCCCATCTCAACTACTCGAAGATGACTGGCGGAGCATCGCAGAAGATTTTGAGGACATATGGGACTTTCCACATTGCATTGGAGCAATCGACGGAAAGCATGTAATCAttcaa TGTCCAGACAATGCTGGCTCCAATTTTTACAACTACAAAAACAGTCATAGCATTGTGCTATTAGCTGTTTGTGatgctaattatattttccGATTCGTCGACATTGGTGCATATGGCAGGCGAAGTGATGGAGGCATTTTTCGTGAAAGCCGGTTTGGACAACAATTCGATGCAGGAAAAATGAATATTCCAAAACCAGATCGTTTTTATAAAGGAGGACCGGATTTGCCTTATTGCATTGTCGGGGATGAAGCCTTCCCACTAAAATCATATTTGCTACGGCCATACTCCGGCAAAAATAACCTGACCGCTGAACAaagcatttataattatagactCAGCAGAGCCAGGCGAGTAATCGAAAACTCTTTCGGAATACTTGCTAGCCAGTGGCGAGTTTACCGAAAACCAATCATTAGTAGCGTGGAAACTGCAATGAAAATTGTGCAAG GCATGCTGGATAGAGAGACGGCAGAAGGTGATCAAGTACAAGGTTCGTGGAGGACGATTATGGAAGATGGTTGTGCATTTGTGGACATCTCCAAATGTAGCACAAACACAAGTACTCGGAATGCCATGCTCATTAGAGatgaattttgtaaatattttaataatgaaggCGCAGTGGCATGGCAAAACGATAAATAA
- the LOC120359223 gene encoding uncharacterized protein LOC120359223 isoform X2 produces the protein MCEIILEEEDTHAHECLKNYPTIVSDENLYLYPQCEDGSIVRRSAIDEDDQDGVLVMESHPPTDQEPLTSNTEQNVDEIIIAEVSARPLLWNQRINITKRDRRTVQQLWMEVADATNGECSVDDVKKKWKNLRDRFMKIVSLEKLPSGSGSKPSRRKWQYYDSMSFLRNTYLQKQTVSNITINESINLINDAQEAHGDVEAQDEEVNDAVCAPIRGSFDY, from the exons ATGTGCGAGATAATTCTTGAAGAAGAAGATACACATGCCCATGAATGTTTAAAGAATTATCCCACAATTGTTAGCGatgaaaatttgtatttgtatccCCAATGTG AGGATGGAAGCATTGTACGGCGCAGTGCGATTGACGAAGATGATCAAGATGGAGTGTTGGTGATGGAATCACATCCTCCGACAGATCAAGAACCGCTTACATCAAACACAGAACAAAACGTAGATGAAATCATAATAGCAGAAGTGTCGGCACGACCGCTATTATGGAAccaaagaataaatataacaaaacgtGATAGACGAACTGTACAACAGCTTTGGATGGAAGTAGCTGATGCGACAAATG gcGAATGTTCTGTCGacgacgtaaaaaaaaagtggaaaaactTGAGAGATCGTTTTATGAAAATCGTCTCTCTTGAGAAGTTACCAAGTGGCTCAGGAAGTAAGCCATCACGTAGAAAGTGGCAATATTATGACTCGATGTCTTTCCTACGGAACACTTATCTGCAAAAACA GACAGTttcaaatataacaattaatgaatCCATTAATCTCATTAACGACGCTCAGGAAGCTCATGGCGATGTGGAAGCTCAGGATGAGGAAGTCAACGATGCGGTTTGTGCACCGATCAGGG GAAGCTTTGATTATTAA
- the LOC120359223 gene encoding uncharacterized protein LOC120359223 isoform X1: MCEIILEEEDTHAHECLKNYPTIVSDENLYLYPQCEDGSIVRRSAIDEDDQDGVLVMESHPPTDQEPLTSNTEQNVDEIIIAEVSARPLLWNQRINITKRDRRTVQQLWMEVADATNGECSVDDVKKKWKNLRDRFMKIVSLEKLPSGSGSKPSRRKWQYYDSMSFLRNTYLQKQTVSNITINESINLINDAQEAHGDVEAQDEEVNDAVCAPIRGMFRNKVY, encoded by the exons ATGTGCGAGATAATTCTTGAAGAAGAAGATACACATGCCCATGAATGTTTAAAGAATTATCCCACAATTGTTAGCGatgaaaatttgtatttgtatccCCAATGTG AGGATGGAAGCATTGTACGGCGCAGTGCGATTGACGAAGATGATCAAGATGGAGTGTTGGTGATGGAATCACATCCTCCGACAGATCAAGAACCGCTTACATCAAACACAGAACAAAACGTAGATGAAATCATAATAGCAGAAGTGTCGGCACGACCGCTATTATGGAAccaaagaataaatataacaaaacgtGATAGACGAACTGTACAACAGCTTTGGATGGAAGTAGCTGATGCGACAAATG gcGAATGTTCTGTCGacgacgtaaaaaaaaagtggaaaaactTGAGAGATCGTTTTATGAAAATCGTCTCTCTTGAGAAGTTACCAAGTGGCTCAGGAAGTAAGCCATCACGTAGAAAGTGGCAATATTATGACTCGATGTCTTTCCTACGGAACACTTATCTGCAAAAACA GACAGTttcaaatataacaattaatgaatCCATTAATCTCATTAACGACGCTCAGGAAGCTCATGGCGATGTGGAAGCTCAGGATGAGGAAGTCAACGATGCGGTTTGTGCACCGATCAGGGGTATGTTTCGGAATAAGGTATACTGA